A part of Gambusia affinis linkage group LG19, SWU_Gaff_1.0, whole genome shotgun sequence genomic DNA contains:
- the arhgap27l gene encoding rho GTPase-activating protein 27 isoform X3, whose protein sequence is MATTSMVPSKGLGLVLVEFEYEYKDQNGVLVTIKPNERYVLLAKTNDHWWHVRNDSSSKVFYIPAKYVKELPTNFPSLLDFADKHSPEPVPHPVVAPVPVPVPVPVPVPVPKSLEEPGGTRTKQNDEVTIRLRPDNSNRHHRNENRMSTFGVYLDLPDLAHASPRVHTNHSAGSAETGTTASTGTTNMADSKKQPHVKGHHEDQQDSGKPRVPSFSPADPRTSSRHQNQPIPVGMPVVPPHSKTSEGRHDNKQQKEEPEEEEVAEEATTSESSEEEEECRGHHIYESIQDLNLDLEALSLKKAPPAAPESSLPAAAPPSSQDRSSLTPSSPIYANVCSLKKTSTPQISISSPTSADLDQSEAGHAPLSPSSSSSMISPASPLSPQDAWQVHTDQESGRRFFYHPLTRQTTWSDHRGHTPAGDMDLSSPLSPASSQGSCEWEELLDEASGRVYYHNHKTGTTSWDLPDPTTPLSPAGSTGSRNQDDVPPPLPKPDYSVDGHNNGDSVFTLSQIPRAQLDGQQKQQEQRLMGNGVPAEGGAAQVRIMRHSIAEDMFSPGHRRISSDLTNSSRKNSPDSPQCHLLEKAGIVNKTKLVDHGKKLRKNWTQSWTVLHGGILTFHKDPKFAPAGNTNKASQIIPEYTVELKGASVQWAAKDKSSKKFVLELKTRQGCEYLIQYDTESIILDWYKVIQETIHQLTPHQLEPEHLSEDEDNSDREDRTRGSTRSNSGADLEQSRIRSKLRRFLQRRPTLQSVKEKGYIRDNVFGCHLDVLCHRENSTIPKFVEKCIKTVERRGLDVDGIYRVSGNLAVIQRLRHKADHEEHLDLEDGQWEEIHVITGALKLFFRELPEPLFPFCCFDKFIATIQLSDYSQRVSYTKDLVRSLPLPNYDTMKLLFKHLRRVIDHKDSNRMSVQSVAIVFGPTLLWPQIENANMTVHMVFQSQIVELMLNQFKEIFAET, encoded by the exons ATGGCAACGACCTCCATGGTGCCGAGCAAAG GTCttggtctggttctggtggagTTTGAGTATGAATACAAAGATCAGAACGGGGTTCTGGTCACCATCAAACCCAATGAGCGCTACGTCCTGCTGGCCAAGACCAACGACCACTGGTGGCACGTCCGGAACGACAGCAGCTCCAAAGTCTTCTACATCCCGGCCAAGTACGTCAAAGAGCTACCCACCAACTTCCCATCACTATTGGACTTTGCTGACAAACACAGTCCAGAACCGGTCCCTCATCCTGTGGTGGCTCCAgttcctgttcctgttcctgttccggttccggttccggttccaAAGAGTCTGGAGGAGCCTGGAGGAACCAGAACTAAGCAAAATGATGAGGTGACGATCCGCCTCAGACCCGACAATTCCAACCGGCACCACCGCAATGAGAACCGCATGTCCACTTTCGGCGTATATCTAGACTTACCGGACTTGGCACATGCATCACCGAGGGTCCATACAAACCACTCCGCTGGTTCTGCTGAGACTGGAACCACAGCTTCCACTGGGACTACAAACATGGCTGACAGTAAAAAGCAGCCCCATGTCAAGGGGCACCATGAGGACCAACAAGATTCTGGGAAACCGCGGGTTCCCAGCTTTAGTCCGGCGGACCCGCGGACATCCAGCCGGCACCAGAACCAGCCCATCCCTGTGGGAATGCCCGTGGTTCCCCCTCACAGCAAAACATCTGAGGGTCGTCATGACAacaagcagcagaaagaggagcCAGAAGAAGAGGAGGTGGCTGAGGAGGCAACAACGTCAGAGagcagtgaggaagaggaggagtgtCGAGGTCACCACATCTACGAGTCCATCCAGGACCTGAATCTGGACCTGGAGGCTCTGAGCCTAAAGAAGGCTCCACCAGCTGCACCTGAGTCTTCGCTTCCTGCTGCGGCTCCGCCCTCCTCACAG gacCGAAGCTCGCTCACCCCTAGTTCACCGATCTATGCCAACGTCTGCTCACTCAAGAAAACTTCTACTCCTCAGATCTCCATCTCCTCCCCAACAAGTGCAGACCTTGACCAATCTGAAGCAGGCCACGCCCCCTTATCTCcaagctcctcctccagcatGATAAGCCCCGCCTCTCCTCTCAGCCCACAAGACGCATGGCAG GTCCACACTGATCAGGAGAGTGGCAGGAGGTTTTTTTACCACCCTCTAACCAGACAGACCACCTGGTCGGACCACCGAGGCCACACGCCGGCCGGAGACATGGACCTGTCCAGTCCGCTCTCCCCGGCCTCCTCTCAG GGTTCCTGTGAGTgggaggagctgctggacgAAGCATCAGGGCGAGTCTACTACCACAACCATAAAACAGGAACCACGTCCTGGGATCTCCCTGACCCGACAACCCCATTATCTCCAGCTGGATCCACAGGCAGCAGAAACCAGGACGACGTCCCG CCTCCTCTACCAAAGCCAGATTATTCCGTGGACGGACACAACAATGGAGACTCTGTCTTTACG CTTTCACAGATTCCCAGAGCCCAGCTGGACGgccagcagaagcagcaggag CAGAGGCTGATGGGTAATGGAGTCCCTGCGGAGGGAGGAGCTGCACAAGTCAGGATCATGAGACACAGTATTGCTGAAGAT ATGTTTTCCCCGGGACACAGAAGGATATCCTCGGACCTCACGAACTCTTCCAGGAAGAATTCACCAGACAGTCCGCAG TGCCATCTGCTGGAAAAGGCAGGAATTGTTAATAAGACCAAATTGGTTGATCATGGCAAAAAGTTGAG GAAGAACTGGACTCAGTCCTGGACAGTCCTCCATGGTGGGATTCTTACTTTTCACAAAGATCCCAAATTTGCCCCAGCTGGAAACACT AACAAAGCATCGCAGATTATTCCAGAATACACTGTGGAACTGAAAGGGGCGTCGGTCCAATGGGCTGCCAAAGACAAGTCCTCCAAAAAGTTTGTTCTGGAG ctgaaGACTCGTCAAGGCTGCGAGTATCTGATCCAGTACGACACGGAGAGCATCATCTTGGACTGGTACAAAGTCATCCAGGAAACCATCCATCAGCTGACGCCTCATCAGCTG GAACCGGAGCATCTAAGCGAAGACGAGGATAACTCAGACAGAGAGGACAGGACGAGGGGAT CCACCAGGAGCAATTCAGGAGCAGATTTAGAGCAGAGCCGGATCCGGAGCAAACTGAGACGCTTCCTGCAGAGGAGACCGACGCTGCAGAGCGTCAAAGAGAAGGGATACATCCGAG ACAACGTGTTTGGCTGCCACCTGGACGTTCTCTGTCACAGGGAAAACTCCACCATTCCCAAGTTTGTggagaaatgcatcaaaacgGTGGAGAGGAGAG GTCTGGATGTTGATGGGATCTACAGAGTGAGCGGGAACCTGGCTGTGATCCAGAGACTCCGACATAAAGCCGATCACG AGGAACATTTGGACCTGGAGGACGGACAGTGGGAGGAAATCCACGTGATCACTGGAGCACTGAAGCTCTTCTTCAGGGAGCTTCCAGAACCGTTGTTTCCCTTCTGCTGCTTTGACAAGTTCATCGCCACCATCC AACTTTCTGACTACAGCCAGAGGGTTTCTTACACAAAGGACCTGGTCCGCTCTCTGCCGCTGCCGAACTACGACACCATGAAGCTGCTTTTCAAACACCTGCGCAG GGTCATCGACCACAAAGACTCCAACAGGATGTCGGTTCAGAGCGTCGCCATTGTGTTTGGGCCCACGCTGCTCTGGCCGCAGATCGAGAACGCCAACATGACGGTCCACATGGTCTTCCAGAGCCAGATCGTCGAGCTCATGCTCAACCAATTCAAAGAGATCTTTGCTGAGACGTAG
- the arhgap27l gene encoding rho GTPase-activating protein 12 isoform X4 — MATTSMVPSKGLGLVLVEFEYEYKDQNGVLVTIKPNERYVLLAKTNDHWWHVRNDSSSKVFYIPAKYVKELPTNFPSLLDFADKHSPEPVPHPVVAPVPVPVPVPVPVPVPKSLEEPGGTRTKQNDEVTIRLRPDNSNRHHRNENRMSTFGVYLDLPDLAHASPRVHTNHSAGSAETGTTASTGTTNMADSKKQPHVKGHHEDQQDSGKPRVPSFSPADPRTSSRHQNQPIPVGMPVVPPHSKTSEGRHDNKQQKEEPEEEEVAEEATTSESSEEEEECRGHHIYESIQDLNLDLEALSLKKAPPAAPESSLPAAAPPSSQISISSPTSADLDQSEAGHAPLSPSSSSSMISPASPLSPQDAWQVHTDQESGRRFFYHPLTRQTTWSDHRGHTPAGDMDLSSPLSPASSQGSCEWEELLDEASGRVYYHNHKTGTTSWDLPDPTTPLSPAGSTGSRNQDDVPPPLPKPDYSVDGHNNGDSVFTLSQIPRAQLDGQQKQQEQRLMGNGVPAEGGAAQVRIMRHSIAEDMFSPGHRRISSDLTNSSRKNSPDSPQFHSRLKLRRNLSNNSTGKPQHHCHLLEKAGIVNKTKLVDHGKKLRKNWTQSWTVLHGGILTFHKDPKFAPAGNTNKASQIIPEYTVELKGASVQWAAKDKSSKKFVLELKTRQGCEYLIQYDTESIILDWYKVIQETIHQLTPHQLEPEHLSEDEDNSDREDRTRGSTRSNSGADLEQSRIRSKLRRFLQRRPTLQSVKEKGYIRDNVFGCHLDVLCHRENSTIPKFVEKCIKTVERRGLDVDGIYRVSGNLAVIQRLRHKADHEEHLDLEDGQWEEIHVITGALKLFFRELPEPLFPFCCFDKFIATIQLSDYSQRVSYTKDLVRSLPLPNYDTMKLLFKHLRRVIDHKDSNRMSVQSVAIVFGPTLLWPQIENANMTVHMVFQSQIVELMLNQFKEIFAET; from the exons ATGGCAACGACCTCCATGGTGCCGAGCAAAG GTCttggtctggttctggtggagTTTGAGTATGAATACAAAGATCAGAACGGGGTTCTGGTCACCATCAAACCCAATGAGCGCTACGTCCTGCTGGCCAAGACCAACGACCACTGGTGGCACGTCCGGAACGACAGCAGCTCCAAAGTCTTCTACATCCCGGCCAAGTACGTCAAAGAGCTACCCACCAACTTCCCATCACTATTGGACTTTGCTGACAAACACAGTCCAGAACCGGTCCCTCATCCTGTGGTGGCTCCAgttcctgttcctgttcctgttccggttccggttccggttccaAAGAGTCTGGAGGAGCCTGGAGGAACCAGAACTAAGCAAAATGATGAGGTGACGATCCGCCTCAGACCCGACAATTCCAACCGGCACCACCGCAATGAGAACCGCATGTCCACTTTCGGCGTATATCTAGACTTACCGGACTTGGCACATGCATCACCGAGGGTCCATACAAACCACTCCGCTGGTTCTGCTGAGACTGGAACCACAGCTTCCACTGGGACTACAAACATGGCTGACAGTAAAAAGCAGCCCCATGTCAAGGGGCACCATGAGGACCAACAAGATTCTGGGAAACCGCGGGTTCCCAGCTTTAGTCCGGCGGACCCGCGGACATCCAGCCGGCACCAGAACCAGCCCATCCCTGTGGGAATGCCCGTGGTTCCCCCTCACAGCAAAACATCTGAGGGTCGTCATGACAacaagcagcagaaagaggagcCAGAAGAAGAGGAGGTGGCTGAGGAGGCAACAACGTCAGAGagcagtgaggaagaggaggagtgtCGAGGTCACCACATCTACGAGTCCATCCAGGACCTGAATCTGGACCTGGAGGCTCTGAGCCTAAAGAAGGCTCCACCAGCTGCACCTGAGTCTTCGCTTCCTGCTGCGGCTCCGCCCTCCTCACAG ATCTCCATCTCCTCCCCAACAAGTGCAGACCTTGACCAATCTGAAGCAGGCCACGCCCCCTTATCTCcaagctcctcctccagcatGATAAGCCCCGCCTCTCCTCTCAGCCCACAAGACGCATGGCAG GTCCACACTGATCAGGAGAGTGGCAGGAGGTTTTTTTACCACCCTCTAACCAGACAGACCACCTGGTCGGACCACCGAGGCCACACGCCGGCCGGAGACATGGACCTGTCCAGTCCGCTCTCCCCGGCCTCCTCTCAG GGTTCCTGTGAGTgggaggagctgctggacgAAGCATCAGGGCGAGTCTACTACCACAACCATAAAACAGGAACCACGTCCTGGGATCTCCCTGACCCGACAACCCCATTATCTCCAGCTGGATCCACAGGCAGCAGAAACCAGGACGACGTCCCG CCTCCTCTACCAAAGCCAGATTATTCCGTGGACGGACACAACAATGGAGACTCTGTCTTTACG CTTTCACAGATTCCCAGAGCCCAGCTGGACGgccagcagaagcagcaggag CAGAGGCTGATGGGTAATGGAGTCCCTGCGGAGGGAGGAGCTGCACAAGTCAGGATCATGAGACACAGTATTGCTGAAGAT ATGTTTTCCCCGGGACACAGAAGGATATCCTCGGACCTCACGAACTCTTCCAGGAAGAATTCACCAGACAGTCCGCAG TTTCATAGTAGGCTCAAGCTGAGGAGGAACCTGTCCAACAACAGCACAGGCAAACCCCAGCACCAT TGCCATCTGCTGGAAAAGGCAGGAATTGTTAATAAGACCAAATTGGTTGATCATGGCAAAAAGTTGAG GAAGAACTGGACTCAGTCCTGGACAGTCCTCCATGGTGGGATTCTTACTTTTCACAAAGATCCCAAATTTGCCCCAGCTGGAAACACT AACAAAGCATCGCAGATTATTCCAGAATACACTGTGGAACTGAAAGGGGCGTCGGTCCAATGGGCTGCCAAAGACAAGTCCTCCAAAAAGTTTGTTCTGGAG ctgaaGACTCGTCAAGGCTGCGAGTATCTGATCCAGTACGACACGGAGAGCATCATCTTGGACTGGTACAAAGTCATCCAGGAAACCATCCATCAGCTGACGCCTCATCAGCTG GAACCGGAGCATCTAAGCGAAGACGAGGATAACTCAGACAGAGAGGACAGGACGAGGGGAT CCACCAGGAGCAATTCAGGAGCAGATTTAGAGCAGAGCCGGATCCGGAGCAAACTGAGACGCTTCCTGCAGAGGAGACCGACGCTGCAGAGCGTCAAAGAGAAGGGATACATCCGAG ACAACGTGTTTGGCTGCCACCTGGACGTTCTCTGTCACAGGGAAAACTCCACCATTCCCAAGTTTGTggagaaatgcatcaaaacgGTGGAGAGGAGAG GTCTGGATGTTGATGGGATCTACAGAGTGAGCGGGAACCTGGCTGTGATCCAGAGACTCCGACATAAAGCCGATCACG AGGAACATTTGGACCTGGAGGACGGACAGTGGGAGGAAATCCACGTGATCACTGGAGCACTGAAGCTCTTCTTCAGGGAGCTTCCAGAACCGTTGTTTCCCTTCTGCTGCTTTGACAAGTTCATCGCCACCATCC AACTTTCTGACTACAGCCAGAGGGTTTCTTACACAAAGGACCTGGTCCGCTCTCTGCCGCTGCCGAACTACGACACCATGAAGCTGCTTTTCAAACACCTGCGCAG GGTCATCGACCACAAAGACTCCAACAGGATGTCGGTTCAGAGCGTCGCCATTGTGTTTGGGCCCACGCTGCTCTGGCCGCAGATCGAGAACGCCAACATGACGGTCCACATGGTCTTCCAGAGCCAGATCGTCGAGCTCATGCTCAACCAATTCAAAGAGATCTTTGCTGAGACGTAG
- the arhgap27l gene encoding rho GTPase-activating protein 12 isoform X2 codes for MATTSMVPSKGLGLVLVEFEYEYKDQNGVLVTIKPNERYVLLAKTNDHWWHVRNDSSSKVFYIPAKYVKELPTNFPSLLDFADKHSPEPVPHPVVAPVPVPVPVPVPVPVPKSLEEPGGTRTKQNDEVTIRLRPDNSNRHHRNENRMSTFGVYLDLPDLAHASPRVHTNHSAGSAETGTTASTGTTNMADSKKQPHVKGHHEDQQDSGKPRVPSFSPADPRTSSRHQNQPIPVGMPVVPPHSKTSEGRHDNKQQKEEPEEEEVAEEATTSESSEEEEECRGHHIYESIQDLNLDLEALSLKKAPPAAPESSLPAAAPPSSQDRSSLTPSSPIYANVCSLKKTSTPQISISSPTSADLDQSEAGHAPLSPSSSSSMISPASPLSPQDAWQVHTDQESGRRFFYHPLTRQTTWSDHRGHTPAGDMDLSSPLSPASSQGSCEWEELLDEASGRVYYHNHKTGTTSWDLPDPTTPLSPAGSTGSRNQDDVPPPLPKPDYSVDGHNNGDSVFTLSQIPRAQLDGQQKQQERLMGNGVPAEGGAAQVRIMRHSIAEDMFSPGHRRISSDLTNSSRKNSPDSPQFHSRLKLRRNLSNNSTGKPQHHCHLLEKAGIVNKTKLVDHGKKLRKNWTQSWTVLHGGILTFHKDPKFAPAGNTNKASQIIPEYTVELKGASVQWAAKDKSSKKFVLELKTRQGCEYLIQYDTESIILDWYKVIQETIHQLTPHQLEPEHLSEDEDNSDREDRTRGSTRSNSGADLEQSRIRSKLRRFLQRRPTLQSVKEKGYIRDNVFGCHLDVLCHRENSTIPKFVEKCIKTVERRGLDVDGIYRVSGNLAVIQRLRHKADHEEHLDLEDGQWEEIHVITGALKLFFRELPEPLFPFCCFDKFIATIQLSDYSQRVSYTKDLVRSLPLPNYDTMKLLFKHLRRVIDHKDSNRMSVQSVAIVFGPTLLWPQIENANMTVHMVFQSQIVELMLNQFKEIFAET; via the exons ATGGCAACGACCTCCATGGTGCCGAGCAAAG GTCttggtctggttctggtggagTTTGAGTATGAATACAAAGATCAGAACGGGGTTCTGGTCACCATCAAACCCAATGAGCGCTACGTCCTGCTGGCCAAGACCAACGACCACTGGTGGCACGTCCGGAACGACAGCAGCTCCAAAGTCTTCTACATCCCGGCCAAGTACGTCAAAGAGCTACCCACCAACTTCCCATCACTATTGGACTTTGCTGACAAACACAGTCCAGAACCGGTCCCTCATCCTGTGGTGGCTCCAgttcctgttcctgttcctgttccggttccggttccggttccaAAGAGTCTGGAGGAGCCTGGAGGAACCAGAACTAAGCAAAATGATGAGGTGACGATCCGCCTCAGACCCGACAATTCCAACCGGCACCACCGCAATGAGAACCGCATGTCCACTTTCGGCGTATATCTAGACTTACCGGACTTGGCACATGCATCACCGAGGGTCCATACAAACCACTCCGCTGGTTCTGCTGAGACTGGAACCACAGCTTCCACTGGGACTACAAACATGGCTGACAGTAAAAAGCAGCCCCATGTCAAGGGGCACCATGAGGACCAACAAGATTCTGGGAAACCGCGGGTTCCCAGCTTTAGTCCGGCGGACCCGCGGACATCCAGCCGGCACCAGAACCAGCCCATCCCTGTGGGAATGCCCGTGGTTCCCCCTCACAGCAAAACATCTGAGGGTCGTCATGACAacaagcagcagaaagaggagcCAGAAGAAGAGGAGGTGGCTGAGGAGGCAACAACGTCAGAGagcagtgaggaagaggaggagtgtCGAGGTCACCACATCTACGAGTCCATCCAGGACCTGAATCTGGACCTGGAGGCTCTGAGCCTAAAGAAGGCTCCACCAGCTGCACCTGAGTCTTCGCTTCCTGCTGCGGCTCCGCCCTCCTCACAG gacCGAAGCTCGCTCACCCCTAGTTCACCGATCTATGCCAACGTCTGCTCACTCAAGAAAACTTCTACTCCTCAGATCTCCATCTCCTCCCCAACAAGTGCAGACCTTGACCAATCTGAAGCAGGCCACGCCCCCTTATCTCcaagctcctcctccagcatGATAAGCCCCGCCTCTCCTCTCAGCCCACAAGACGCATGGCAG GTCCACACTGATCAGGAGAGTGGCAGGAGGTTTTTTTACCACCCTCTAACCAGACAGACCACCTGGTCGGACCACCGAGGCCACACGCCGGCCGGAGACATGGACCTGTCCAGTCCGCTCTCCCCGGCCTCCTCTCAG GGTTCCTGTGAGTgggaggagctgctggacgAAGCATCAGGGCGAGTCTACTACCACAACCATAAAACAGGAACCACGTCCTGGGATCTCCCTGACCCGACAACCCCATTATCTCCAGCTGGATCCACAGGCAGCAGAAACCAGGACGACGTCCCG CCTCCTCTACCAAAGCCAGATTATTCCGTGGACGGACACAACAATGGAGACTCTGTCTTTACG CTTTCACAGATTCCCAGAGCCCAGCTGGACGgccagcagaagcagcaggag AGGCTGATGGGTAATGGAGTCCCTGCGGAGGGAGGAGCTGCACAAGTCAGGATCATGAGACACAGTATTGCTGAAGAT ATGTTTTCCCCGGGACACAGAAGGATATCCTCGGACCTCACGAACTCTTCCAGGAAGAATTCACCAGACAGTCCGCAG TTTCATAGTAGGCTCAAGCTGAGGAGGAACCTGTCCAACAACAGCACAGGCAAACCCCAGCACCAT TGCCATCTGCTGGAAAAGGCAGGAATTGTTAATAAGACCAAATTGGTTGATCATGGCAAAAAGTTGAG GAAGAACTGGACTCAGTCCTGGACAGTCCTCCATGGTGGGATTCTTACTTTTCACAAAGATCCCAAATTTGCCCCAGCTGGAAACACT AACAAAGCATCGCAGATTATTCCAGAATACACTGTGGAACTGAAAGGGGCGTCGGTCCAATGGGCTGCCAAAGACAAGTCCTCCAAAAAGTTTGTTCTGGAG ctgaaGACTCGTCAAGGCTGCGAGTATCTGATCCAGTACGACACGGAGAGCATCATCTTGGACTGGTACAAAGTCATCCAGGAAACCATCCATCAGCTGACGCCTCATCAGCTG GAACCGGAGCATCTAAGCGAAGACGAGGATAACTCAGACAGAGAGGACAGGACGAGGGGAT CCACCAGGAGCAATTCAGGAGCAGATTTAGAGCAGAGCCGGATCCGGAGCAAACTGAGACGCTTCCTGCAGAGGAGACCGACGCTGCAGAGCGTCAAAGAGAAGGGATACATCCGAG ACAACGTGTTTGGCTGCCACCTGGACGTTCTCTGTCACAGGGAAAACTCCACCATTCCCAAGTTTGTggagaaatgcatcaaaacgGTGGAGAGGAGAG GTCTGGATGTTGATGGGATCTACAGAGTGAGCGGGAACCTGGCTGTGATCCAGAGACTCCGACATAAAGCCGATCACG AGGAACATTTGGACCTGGAGGACGGACAGTGGGAGGAAATCCACGTGATCACTGGAGCACTGAAGCTCTTCTTCAGGGAGCTTCCAGAACCGTTGTTTCCCTTCTGCTGCTTTGACAAGTTCATCGCCACCATCC AACTTTCTGACTACAGCCAGAGGGTTTCTTACACAAAGGACCTGGTCCGCTCTCTGCCGCTGCCGAACTACGACACCATGAAGCTGCTTTTCAAACACCTGCGCAG GGTCATCGACCACAAAGACTCCAACAGGATGTCGGTTCAGAGCGTCGCCATTGTGTTTGGGCCCACGCTGCTCTGGCCGCAGATCGAGAACGCCAACATGACGGTCCACATGGTCTTCCAGAGCCAGATCGTCGAGCTCATGCTCAACCAATTCAAAGAGATCTTTGCTGAGACGTAG